The Oryza brachyantha chromosome 6, ObraRS2, whole genome shotgun sequence region CCACTCTCCATCCCCAAAGCCCTAACCCCGAAATGGAGCCCGCATTTGCCAACGGAggcccgccgccggagcagcagccggcgccggcgatggtgGTCCGGGAGCAGGACTGCCTGATGCCGATCGCGAACGTGATCCGCATCATGCGCCGCGTGCTGCCGCCCCACGCCAAGATATCCGACGACGCCAAGGAGGTGATCCAGGAGTGCGTCTCCGAGTTCATCAGCTTCGTCACCGGCGAGGCCAACGACCGGTGCCACCGGGAGCACCGCAAGACCGTCACCGCTGAGGACCTCGTCTGGGCCATGGACCGCCTCGGCTTCGACGACTACGTCCCGCCGCTCGGCGTCTACCTGCGCCGGATGCGCGAGTCCGAGGGCGGCGGGTCGGGCGCCCGCGCCGGTGGTGGtgaccgcgccgccggctccgaggttgtcgtcgccgcgccaccgccgccggcgccaccgacgTCCGAGGTCGACGCGTTCCTGTACGCGCAGGCGCCGCGGAGCATGTACGCGCCACAAGCTCAGCCGGTGGCGGTGCAGGGGTACCCCGTGGCCTTGCCTGCtcttcccggcggcggcggcggcgcgcctcacgtcgtcgtcggcggccagCACGAGGTGTTCGGTGGCGTGCCGGCACCAGTGGCTCTCTACTACGGAGGAGTTCCGTACGGCgagggcagcagcagccgcgggggctgcgccgccgccgacgaggggagctcgtcgtcgagcgcctcgccggcgccagtCGGCCCCAGCTACCAGTAGCCGATCAAGTTAAACTTCCCGGTGATCAAAACAtcatagattcatatgtaataaaatgattaaaattaaGCTAGCTTAAGAGCACTACTGCTCTTGATTAGTCGAACTCCGTTCATATTCCCATCGTTGCCTAGCTAGAAGAATCATTTTGAGCTCGACTTAATCTCATCGTATTAATTCATCACGAGCGTTTCGTGGTGATTAATTGCCAAGATTAATTAACTACTCCAAGGGTGACGCTAGCTCCCTCGCGCATGCAACTTGGGCCGGCCGGAGAGCTGGAAGAGACGTCGTCGTCATGCGTGCTCACTGAGCTGTGTCGGTTAGCTCTTTGCATCAGTTGTGGCCGCCATGAATGATGGGTTTGGAGCTATGCATGCAAATAAATATGCAGCAAACGCATGGAAAACGATCATCATGTGCAGTGTGGTATATACGTACGTAGTGGAGGTAGTCTTGaccggccggcgatggcgttTTGCGGTAGCTGGAGGCTGGAGATAGAGGAAACGACCGCCATGACGCACGCcggccgtcgacgtcgtcgtcgtcgttgtcgaTATCGTCGGTGCCGACTGGAGTCCAACGGGCGCGGCgacgtgtcgccgccgccggcttccACCTGGCCGGCTGGGCTGCCGCGTCGTGATGCTGACGTGTGGGCCCTCTTGCTTGATCGCCGTTTCTCCAGAGCGCAAGGTCAACTTCCTCTCGCACATAGATTCGTCTCTCTCGAAACAAAACCAGATCCATTATACAGGTATAGTGGCGGTCGCTCAGATATATACCTGAAATACATCTGTGATGGACATCATCCTAGTCCCCAGATTCACAGTTATCAAAAGACCACGGTGCTATTTCAGgggagtggattttaaacccTCGAGGGAATGTCCACTCGTTTAttacatgttatctaaatagttattaaaaaattaaaaaaaattataaagatagattaatataagatatattactacataaatatacaggttcaaatatgacttctataatccataataaaaataacaaatatgactgtgagtatatgtatactattcagagttcaatttgttatttttgttatggattgtagaagtcatatttaaatttgcatgtttgtatagtgatatatcttatattaatctatctttacaatttttttcaaatattttatatctatttggatAGCATACAATAGATGAGGGGGCATCCCCTCGAGGGTTTAGAGTACTCTCCCCTATTTCAGTACTCACGAGTGGCACGTGGCAGCTCGGCGGCCATGGCACGAGGATCCAGTGGGGATGATAACAAGACTAGGGGATCCGACAGATCGAGGTGGTGGATAGGACGATAGCTCAACACACTAGAGGAGGTAGCTACGACGATGGCAGCGAGATCCGGCCACGACGATCCCGAGGAGGGCAGCTTGCGGAGTTGGTGACAGTGGCGAATCAGGCCGTGGGACAATGGGAAGGCCATGTCCGACAGAGATCGACAACGGCAAGTCACGTGGGGTCTGGTGGCAACGATGACAACGGCCGGATCCGACCACGGTGACCGTGGGAAGGTCATATCTGGTGAAGGTGACGATGACAGTGACGATGGTATTGACGGAGACGACGAGCCAGTGGCCGACGCTAGGATGGAGGATTAGAcgactttttttgttttttggatttttttctagattttgttGGAAAAGTTATAATTATAGACAATGCTCTTTATCCACTGCTTCAAAGAATCGACTTCCATTTTTGAGAGTAGCGGATGACACCGTGGTctgcaaaaataattatttatttacagaCGGTTAGTTCATTAGTTGTGAAAACCGTTAGTTTTTGGATGCCATTGCTCTTAGGTGGCTGGGATCCCCATTTGCAaaaagccttttttttttctggcatAGCGGTTGTTTAATCTTACGATTGTAGTTGTGTATATATTATAGGTcgtttaattattaattttctcCCTAGGAAAATGCTAGGAAAAATTCAACTGTATTAATTCTCCCCTTCTCTGCGTCATCGACGATTTTTGTCAGCATCTCTTACTTCTTGATTAAACATAGTATTATAacgtgaaaagaaaaaaaaagagagagtggCTTTGTGACAGGATATCAAGTAAAAATCCAAATACTAActctatctaaatttatctaaatctATAGTGCTAAGATATATCTAATTTAGTTCTaggtttgtttattttgagatgaatGGAGTATATATTGAAACACCGGCACTCACATGGTTTAAATTGTTTCAACATTGCGTTTACAATCATGTAACGTTCCAAAGTGTGTGATATCGAACACAATCCCATAGTTTAGATGCCATGTTGGGTATAACATGTGTGTGTTCaaaatactctctctgttaTGTTTTGATTTTACTTAAATTCATCCTTGTATCAATAAATaggttttatatatgtctaaaccCAATTGTGTCTAATATACATATAGAAACAGTCAGAACACTTTTTAGTATTTCTGCATAAAAATACTTCACTAATATTTTTGCACACATAATGGTTGCTCGAAAACTAGAAAGGTGGGGGAAACGGCAAGAAATTAAACTTACCTTACAAACCGAATgttgttaaaattttgttgaagGAAAACAATGAATCAAGCGTGTCAAGTACAATGAAATATGGTAGAAGTTTGGTAAATtacaatttaatattttaagaaagAGAAGTTCCTCTCGCTTTACAAGCTGTTTTTCTTCAATGAATTGAACTTGTCTCGTATTTTTCTTGCAAACATCATATTCTATGTTGGAAGTGAGGTATGCATTACGACTTGACTGATAGAACTAAACTATACATGGCATGGTGGCAATTTTCATGACAAAtaagattttcaatttttaataaaaatataaacatcaGGGTTACGTTCTTTTATCAGCTTATCCCagattatttcttatttttcggACACACGTTCTCCGAActgctaaaatttatatattcattatctcacttttctaaactatatttttaatatatagtttataccattaaatagctataataaGTCAAATAATCTTTTTGCATCATCTTTCATCGATAACAGAACACATAGCGTCCAGGTCTTCTGATTGCAAGTCGAAGCCTGAGGACTGAGGTAACGATCTACTCGCACTGTCccttaatatataatagattatgCTATTTAGttttgttcaaaaatataaatgaatttgTGAACCCGACATAATACTTTGGCCCCgttttagttcctaaaattttttcccaaaaacatcacattgaatttttggatatctaaataaagcattaaatatatagtattaaatatatgtaaacattaaaactaattacacagttatggaggaaatagtgagacgaaccttttaagcctaattaggacgtgattaaccataagtgctacagtaaccaacatgtgctaatgacgtattaattagactcgaaagattcatctcgcggttttcaggcggaatctgaaatttgttttgtaattaaactacgtttaatactttaaatgtatgtttaaagttttgatgtgatgttttttaaatttttttgcaaactaaacaacgcCTTTGTTCTCTGTATCAACTTTCACATACCAACTTTTATACTATTTTGTTCCTCACCAACAAACTTGTATAACTCTATTTGCTAACTACTCTTTTATAACATGACTTGCACTTTTATTAttctcttaattttataaaaaaactatagaatctcttgtatacatatatagaaagGAGAAATTGGACATTAtgtcatttctaaaataggattttgcaaatatatcactCTACGTACTGACGCATTTAAAATACCACTCTAAACACaaaatcattaattattttgcgaTTTCGGCCATTCCTCGGTCTTTCGCTGGCCTGTGTGGCAGCCGGAATCGTTCCACATTTTCCGACACATGTTTGCTCGGGAGTCCGAGTCCGGACATGAACGTCAGATCGGACACGGTGGTGGCCCCATCCACCGACCAACCAACCAGACTCccgtccccacctgtcagcctcaTCCCAATCTCGATATGGCCCCACCTCTGCCGCGTACAGTCACCTGCTCCCC contains the following coding sequences:
- the LOC102710313 gene encoding nuclear transcription factor Y subunit B-9-like, with product MEPAFANGGPPPEQQPAPAMVVREQDCLMPIANVIRIMRRVLPPHAKISDDAKEVIQECVSEFISFVTGEANDRCHREHRKTVTAEDLVWAMDRLGFDDYVPPLGVYLRRMRESEGGGSGARAGGGDRAAGSEVVVAAPPPPAPPTSEVDAFLYAQAPRSMYAPQAQPVAVQGYPVALPALPGGGGGAPHVVVGGQHEVFGGVPAPVALYYGGVPYGEGSSSRGGCAAADEGSSSSSASPAPVGPSYQ